The Chitinophaga caeni genome segment AACAAATTAACCGGCTGTATTACGGTCAAGATCCGTTATTCGGATTTCGAAACGGTGACCAAGCAAATGACAATCGCTTATACCGCTTGCGATCATGTCCTGCTGGAAAAAGTAAAATCACTGTTCCATAAACTGTACGACAGGCGATTGCTGATACGCCTGATCGGCATCCGGTTCAGCCAGCTCGTGCAAGGCAATTACCAGATCAACCTTTTTGACGATACGCAGGAGATGATTGCACTGTACCAGGCAATCGACAGCATCAAGGATCAATTCGGCAGCCAATACCTGGTGAGGGCTGCGCATGTCAACCACGAACACAGGCCGGAGGCGGTAAATCCTTACCTGCCCAAGGGAGTGGGTACATTCAAAAAACGTTACCCGGGACGTTAAACGAAAAAGAGGAGGTGGCGAGATGTATATTAATTGTAAGAGTTGGTTCAGTTTGAAATACGGTACTATAGATACCAAGAAATTGGTCAGTACCGCCTGGCAATTGGGTGTGAGCAGCCTCGCGCTGACCAATATCAATTGTACTACCGATGCCTGGATGTTTGTACAGTGTTGCCGCGAATATAAAATCAAACCGGTATTAGGTATCGAATGCCGCAACGGGAATTCTTTTCAGTATATTTTGCTGGCCCGCAATATGGATGGTTGGCTGCAAATCAACAATTTCCTCAGTGAACATCTTCAGCAGGAAAAAGATTTTCCCGCCCAAGCTCCCCATTTTAAAGACGTGTTTGTTATATATGCATGGGGACAAAGGTCATTACATGACCTGGCGGCGCATGAATATATCGGTGTGCGAGTGGCGGAGATCAATAAGCTGTTCCGCTTACAACCCGCGGCGTACGGTGAAAAATTGGTCGTGTTGCAACCCGTAACGTACCAAGATAAAGTTCACCGGGAGTTGCATCAACTGCTCCGGGCAGTAGATCAAAATTTACTCATCACGCAGCTCCCGCCCGAAAGCTTAGCAAAAGAAGGGGAAACTTTTATACCGCCCGCGCAGCTCGTAAAAGCTTTTCAAGATCACCCGGCCATCGTGCAAAATACTTTACGGCTGCTGGATGCCTGTAATATTCAATTTGATTTTAAACAAGCGCGCAATAAGAAATATTTTACCGCTAGCGCCGCCGAAGATGCCAAGTTATTACGGGATCTGACAATGAAAGGAATGAAAGAACGCTACGGGGATGGCAATAGCGAGGCATTGTACCGTATAGAAAAAGAACTCAAGGTTGTTTCGGATTTGAATTTTACCGCCTACTTTTTAATTACCTGGGATATTATCCGCTTTGCCAATGAACGGGGATTTTTTTACGTTGGCCGCGGGAGCGGCGCCAATTCCATCGTTGCCTATTGCCTGCGCATTACCAACGTAGATCCTATCGCGTTAGATTTATATTTTGAAAGGTTCCTCAATCCTTACAGAAGCTCGCCACCCGATTTTGATATGGATTTTTCCTGGAAAGATAGGGATGAAATCACCCGTTATATATTTGAGAAATACGGGGAAAGGCATACTGCGCTTATCGGCACGATCACTACCTTCCAGGTAAATGCCATTATCAGGGAGCTGGGAAAAGTTTACGGCTTACCGAAGAAGGAAATTGATAAAATACTAGGCACACCACAGCAGGTAAGCCTCGATGGGAATGATTCGATTCAAAGTAAAATATGGTTTTACGGTTCCCTGTTGGAAAAATTTCCGAATCATCTCAGTATACATGCAGGCGGTATATTAATCAGCGAAGAGCCGATACATCAATATTGCAGTACACATTTGCCACCGAAAGGATTTATTACCACGCAGTTCGACATGCACCTAGCCGAAGCGATCGGTTTATACAAGTTTGATATTTTAAGTCAACGGGGATTGGGGCATATCCGCGATGCCATCGATCTCGTGAAAGTGAATAAAGGAATTGATATCGATATTCACCGGGTACAGGAATTTATCCGGGACCCGGAAATCAACAAGCAATTACAGGAAGTAAATACGATCGGTTGTTTTTATATTGAATCGCCCGCGATGCGACAATTGTTGTTAAAGTTGAGATGTAATGACTACCTCACGTTGGTAGCAGCCAGTTCTATCATCAGGCCCGGCGTGGCGCAATCCGGAATGATGCGGCAGTATATTACAAACTTCCACCATCCCGGGCAGGCGCAATATTTACATCCTATCATGAAAGAATTGCTGTCCGAAACTTACGGGGTCATGGTGTACCAGGAAGATGTGATCAAGGTAGCCCATCATTACGCGCAATTAGACCTGGCCGATGCAGATATTTTACGCAGGGCAATGGCCGGAAAATACCGGGGGAATGATCAGTTCGTAAAAATACGGGATATGTTTTTCGAGAACTGCCGGCAATTAGGTCGCCCGGCTGATGTAAGCGAAGAAATATGGCGGCAGATTGCCAGCTTTGCGAATTATTCATTTTCCAAGGCGCATTCCGCCAGCTTTGCAATAGAAAGTTACCAGAGCTTGTATCTCAAGACTTATTACCCGATGGAATTTATGGTGGCGGTGATTAATAATTTCGGGGGATTTTATAACCGTGAATTATACTTCCGTGAATTACAAAAAACAGGCGCCGAGGTATATCCCCCCTGCATCAACCGCAGCGATTACCTTACTAATATACAGGGAAAAAAAGTGTACATGGGTTTTATCCATGTAGAAAGGCTAGAACAACAATGGATAGAGCAGGTATTGCGCAATCGCCGGCAATTCGGGCCATTCGCACATCTTGAAGATTTCATCGAACGAACAGATCCCGCGCCGCAACAATTGGAAATATTGATACGCATCAACGCCTTCTCGTTTACCGGGCAAGACAAGAAATCTTTATTATGGAAAAGTTCTATCCTGCAAAGGCATTACAAGGGAAATGATATTCATATTCCCCTGTTCAAACCGCCGCCCACCGACTGGCAATTACCTACGCTGGCACAGCGTGAGCATGAAGATGCATTCGATGAAATAGATTTAATAGGCTTCTCATTAGCATCCCCCTTTGCTGCCTTGAAACATCAACAGGAAGCATATACACCCGTATCCGGGCTAGTAGGAAAAACAGGGCAACAAGTGAAAGTATTGGGCTACCTCGTTTGCACGAAGTATTCACGGACCAGCAAAGGGGAACTGATGTGCTTCGGCACCTTCCTGGACAGGGAACATAATTTCCTCGATACCGTGCATTTCCCGAAAAGTTTGCATAAGTATCCTTTACAAAAAGCCGGTTTTTACAGCATGACAGGCATCGTTATGGAAGAATTTGATGTCCTCAGCGTGAATGTAGAATATATGCACAAGGTGGGTTACTTTGAAGATACGGTTCCTAACTTCTACCAGCGCATATAGTTGATCCGGCTGAAAAAGCTCATCCTGGGATAGTAATGAACCAGCCTTTTCGAAAGATTTATCATACCGGTTCCGTACGGCATGCGATTCTAGAATTAACTTTCACAATTACCCTATATCTACAAAAAAGCAGGAACCCCTAATCGGATTCCTGCTTTCATATTATAAAGTAGCAGTTGCTTATAAATTAAACAACCCTTTATTCAATAATTGCAATGTTTGATTTTTATATTGGGCAGCTACCAATATAGAAATATTATGCCTACTACCACCGTAAGAGATCATCCTTAAAGGAATTTCCTTCAATGAATCAAACAGCCTGCTCAAAATTTCCGGGGTGGCGGCTACTTCGTTACCAACGATTGAAACGATCGCCTGGTGATGGTCGAGTTCCACGGTCCCGAAAGGTTGTAACTCCTTCACGATTTGATCGAGGAATTGGGATTGATCGATCGTTAAAGAAACCGCCACTTCAGAAGTGGTGATCATATCGATCGGGGTGCGATACTTTTCGAACACCTCGAATATTTTCCTCAAGAAACCATAAGCCAAAAGCATGCGGCTGGATTTGATCTTAATAGCGATAATGCCGTCTTTTGCCGCGATCGCCTTGGCGCCGTTACCATTTGGCATTTCCGTAATGATCGTTCCTTTAGCATCCGGTTGCATCGTGTTCAGCAACTTAACCGGGATATTGAAATGCTGTGCAGGCCAGATAGAGGCAGGGTGTAAAATTTTAGCACCGAAATAAGCCAACTCCGCCGCTTCGTCGAAAGACAATTGATCGATCGGGAATGTTTTATCCACGATACGCGGATCGTTGTTGTGCATACCGTCGATGTCTGTCCAAATCTGCACTTCGGAAGCCTGGATCGCCGCACCGATCAGGGAAGCAGAATAATCGCTACCGCCACGTTTGAGGTTATCCACTTCACCGCGCGCGTTGCGGCAGATATAACCCTGGGTAATGAATAAATTGATCCCTTTATTTTTATCTACAAAAGCAGCCAATTTAGCTTTGATCTTAGGAATTTCAGGTTCATCATTTTCATCGATGCTCATGAACTCCAGGGCAGGTAACAAGACAGCTTTTACGCCTTTTTCCACCAAATATGCATTGAACAATTTTGTAGACAACAACTCACCCTGTGCAAGAATATCTTTATTCAAAGCTTCGTTGAAAGAAATTTTCAGGATGATGTTCAGGAACTCAAAATGTTCGTCCACGATGGCATTGGCATGCTGCTTACCTTCGGGAGTACTCACCAATTGATCCACGAAGCCGCGGTAATGGCTTTCCAACTTATCGATCTGTTGTTTGGCTTGTACCTTCTTACCATCAGACAAAGATTGCCCGATCTCCACTAATGCGTTTGTAGTACCGGAGAGAGCGGAAAGTACTACGATTTTAGTATCTTGGTCGGCTGTAATTAATTGAGCCACCGAATGCATTCGTTCCGGTTTACCTACTGAGGTACCACCAAATTTTAAGACTTTCATTTTGTGTTGATATATACTTAGAAATCAATTTTAAATTTAGATGCCAATTCTTTTAGATCTTTTACCACCGGTGCTAACAGGGGGATCCCCTCTTTCATCCTGATAGCTTCCATCTCGCGTTCCGGATCGCCGGGAATCAATACCTTCTTACCATCCACAGCTTCCGTATTCCTGAACCTTTCGATCCATTGATCCATATGTGATTTAAATTCATTGGCCGGTCGGAAACCGTCTACCCTCATGGCCCCGAAGAAATGTCCCAAGCCTTCACCAACCGGGTTCGGCGGTAAAGGTAAAAAGCTTACGAAAGGCGGCGCCCAAGGGCCATAATTAGCGCCCGATAATACCGCGGAGAATATATCGACGATAGCACCCAGGCAATACCCCTTATGGCTACCGTGGTCGCGATCGCCACCCAGCGGCAGCAAGGCTCCCCCTTGTTTTAAAATATTTGGATCCGTAGAACAATGGCCATCTTTATCCTGCACCCAACCAATTGGCGCCTCATGTTCTTTTCTTTGTAATATCTCGAGTTTTCCGTTGGCAGCTGTAGTGGTAGCAAAATCGGCCACGAAAGGCGGCTGGCGATCTGCCGGAATAGCAACAGCGATCGGGTTAGTGCCTAACATTCGCTCGGTAGCAAAAGTGGGCGCTACTAAAGGACTGGCATTTGTCATAGCCATCCCGATCATATCCTGTTCCAATGCCATCATGGCATGCTGCCCAGCAATACCGAAATGGTTAGAGTTTTTTACACTCACCCAGCCGGAGCCGACCAGCGCGGCTTTTTCGATCGCGACTTTCATCGCGAAAGGCGCCACGACGAGGCCAAGACCTTTATCCCCATCCACGGTAGCGGTACTAGGGGTTTGATGAATGATCTTAATATCTGGAACCGGGTTAATACGTCCAGCCTCCCATAACCTTACATATCCGCTCAACCTGGCCACCCCGTGGGAGTCAATCCCCCTGGCATCGGCCGCAAGCAATACATTACTAGCTAAAATGGCATGGTCGTCCGGGCAACCCATCAGGGAAAATACTTTCCGGGTAAAATGTACCAGTTGTTCGTAAGAGAAATTCTGTTCCATCGCACAATTAAACTAAACACTAATCAATCCTTAAGCTTGAGCAGTAGGGCCACCAAAGTTCATGGGCAGCGAAACGGGCTCTTGATCCTGGATAACACCATGGGTAGCTTCATACTTCTTGATATTATCCGACAAGGCTTTCATCAGGCGTTTGGCATGTTGAGGAGTCAGAATAACGCGGGATTTTACCCTAGCCTTAGGCATTCCGGGCATCACGTTGATAAAATCAACTACAAATTCCGAAGGGGAGTGAGTAATAACGGCAAGATTGGCATACGTACCATCAGCAACCTCTTCGCTTAGCTCTATATTTAACTGGTTCTGCTCTTCGTTCTGATTTTCCATAATATAAAATAATCATTAAGAAAGCACAAAAATAGAAAAGACTAGGCGGATTTGGTGTTTTTTTTGTAAGTAAGCCTGGAATTTGGGAATATTTTTGGGGATAGGGTAAATTATTAAATGGTTATTGTCCTACTAAATTTTCAACGTGGAATAGCAATGATCACCGTTAAAAGTTCGACTCAATGCCCATCTGCCCGTTTCTTGTACCTTATTGCTTGCCCAAAAAAGGGCACAAATTGGCCATGACGGCCCGCCCGATGGAGCATTTCTACTACGGTATAACCAGGCTTCACTTCGCTATCCACAGTACGAAGCGTTCTTATTTTCTTAGGGGAAGCTACCCTGCATTTAAAACATACCATCCTTAGCTAGTATTCCATAATCGGCAAGGAATACAGGTAAATTCAAAACAAGTTTAGCCGGACAGTGATGATATTAAATGAATTTAAAAAACGGCAGACAGGGCTAGCTACCCTTTTTCTGAAATGGTCTCCAAAATTGAGTATGGGAATAAAACATGCTGTCGGAATAGGTAAAGATGATCCTTCCCGGGTAGAATTTACTTAATTGATTGCTTTCCTTATCGCCCCGTTTTAGCTCAAATTGGAAATCGACCACCATGGAATCCCGCTGCGAGTAAGAAACATATAGATCATGGAAACCGAGTTCGTTCATTTGTTGGGCAGTTTGGCGGTTATCGGAGGATCTTACGAGAAATTGTTCCCAAGTGTAAGGGAAATTATCGAGTTCAACCCTAAATGCTTTCATCTGGTTGAGCAAGCGGTACGGGGGTTGTATTTTCCTTTTAAGCTTTTTCTTGCTGGTGGGAAGGAAGTAGCCGTAATCAAGTTCTTGGGTATTCCTATTTTGAGATTTTTTATAATCGTATTTGTTTACGGTCATACAACCTGGGATTAATAACCCCACCAGAGCAATCAAGGTTATTACATACAATGAATTTCTTCTCATTGGTTCAATGGATCTAGGGAATAAGAAATTATAGTTCATTAAAATAAGAAAAAAGGAATGAACAGGATGTCAAACCATGCAAAATATTTGTTAAAAAAGAGAAGGTCATTCACATAGCGAATGACCTTCTCATCATATAATTTGTCAACCGTACTTATGGTCTTACACCTACTTTTTTCCAAGTTTCTGTAAAGACACAACGATCGCTGCCACTTTGAACCATTACGTATTTAACTTCCATTACGAGTGTGCCATCCACTTCTTTAAAAGTATTTACACCGCTGGCTTCAAGTCGGCCGGCCCTATTCCCAGCTCCTTGGCCAAATGCATTGGTTACATCTACGACATTCTCTCCTTCAATTTTAAACTCGGGGGTCCAGTTACCATAATAACTTAAACCTGTACCGGTATAGAAGACGAAGCCATTTAATCCGTATTCAGCATTATAGGCATATACTTGGTTAGCGCTGGTTGTAATCAAATACATTTTAGTGTATGGGTAGATCCCGGAGAATGCAGCATTCGCCAAATCTGTATAAGAGCCTGTGACTTCATAAACGCCATCCCAAGTGTTTTTGGGGCTCACCCTGTAAATAGCAGATTTATAATTTTGACTGATACTTGCGCTGCTACTAGAAACGATAGTAAGGCCAAGAGCCAACTCTTCATTTAAGTCAAATTGTTCTGTATTGAATTTAACTTTCAGGTAGCCAACCCGTTCACCTTTCTTAATTACAACGGTATTACTTTCAATAGTGTAAACAGAACTAGGCATAACGGTAAACGCTTCTTCATGTTCTTCATTATAAGCTGTTACCGCAGCTTCGGAAACTTGAACATCCATGGTAATATCATTGGGAGCGTTTCCCGTACCAGAATAAGCGATAGGCACATCAAATTCCACTTCCGGTAAGATATCGAATGCTACTTCGAATAAAGGAATGGACGACGAAGTAGGCGATGCAATGCCATTGACATTCTTGAAGCCTACTACTTTCGGTGATTTACTCGCATCAAAATTTGGATCATCCTTCAAGCATGAGGATAACCCCATCACCACCGATAATGTAAGGATTATATTTAAAATACTTTTCTTCATGTTAATCAGATTTTGATTATTGGAACCAATTATTTTCTCCTATCCCAGAAAACATAATCATTCACAGTGAGGCCTGTAGGTACATTTTCAGAATTTACTTGGAATTCGGAAGATGGGTACAGGATTCTACCTGGCAATCTATCAGGAGTTGTTACTGACGAGTTTAATGAAATGAACGAGGTAATGGGATCCGGATTATTAGAAACTGCATTTCTAGGATAACCAGTCCTGCGGTATTCAGCCCAAGATTCATGACCATGTATAAAGTTTAACGCGATATACTTCTGGGTGATGATAGCTTCTAATTTCTGATCATTCGTAGTAGCTAAATCCCAATTAACTAAAGCATTAGCATTATTCTCAGCAGTATCTTCAGCCATGATAACAGCAGGATCACCTTCAACAAACCGTCCATCGTAAGTACTGAACAAGTAAGTATAGGAAGCCAGCATCCCATCATAAAATGCCTTCTTAGCATCCCCAGGAAGAATACCTTTCATATAAGCTTCAGCTTCCAAGAATTTTGATTCAGCTAACAACATTACAGGCTGATCCATTGCACGATTTTTCAATACACCAACGGCATCGGCTTCATCTGCATTATAAGAACGGCTAGAACCAGTATACCATGAAGTACCGCCGGGACCCGCTGTAGCATCATCGCCAGTATAACCTAATTGGTTTGTACCGGTGTTTGGGAAACTATAGTACATAGCGTAACCACGCTGGTCACTTATTTTCACACCATTATAAAAGGAGAGGATGAAAGGCGTAGGCACCCTTGAGAAACCAGTTGTTTGCCTAGAACCGGAATAAGTACTATGGTAAGTTTGCCAAGTTGGATTCTGTTTCCCGTCATTCTTGGAATAGCCTGGATTTACACCGGCATCTTCAGTTAAGAAACCATCGGAAAAATCCATACTCACACCATCTAAAGCGCTAGTATTGGAAGCACGAATCAACAACTTCAACTTCAGGGAATTGGCAAATTTTAACCAGTTTGTCATGTTAGTCCCGGTATGGAACATCACATCGGCAGACCCGATACTATTTTCTAAAGAAACTATCGGTTCTTCAGCATTCTTAATCATGCTAATGGCAGAATCCAGTTGCAAGTATAAATCTTTGTAAACTGCTTCAGCATTATCATAAGAAGGAGCGATATCATCCAAACCTTTCAAAGCTTGAGAGTAGGGAATATCATTATAATTATCGACCAAAACCTGGAAGTGGAAAACTTTCATGATCCTTGCTACAGCATTGTAGTAAACATATTTAGGATCACTTTCAGCATACTTGATAATTGTTTGATAATCGTTCAATACATCGTATTGATTCGTCCAAACGGAAGTATAACTATCGGATGAATAGTTGTAAGTAAGGGTTGAACCCCAGCCACCAAAACCACCGGCATTAGCGATATATCCAACTTGCCAATCGCCGTAGTCACTTAATGAAGGAATATTGGCAGCTGAATAAGTTAAAGCTTGCGGCAACAAGAGTTCCGGGGAGCTCTCGGTTGCTTGGTTCGGGTTGTTATTTACATCTAGGTACTTTTTGCAGGAAGACATTGCAACAGCACCCAAAACTATTAAACTTAATATTTGTTTTTTCATGTCGCTGCTAATTAGAAGGTTATCGTAATGTTTGCTCCGAAGTAACGAGACGGAGGTGTTTGTCCTAAAGTAGTAATACCAACCGCATTGCCATCAGTAAAGCTATACTCAGGATCAGTATAGATATTTGAATCAGGAACCCACAAGAACAGGTTACGACCTTGAGCGCTAATACTAGCATTTTTAATAACCCTAGTTTTACCTAAGAATTTTGCAGGCAAGTTATATGTGATCGTTAATTCTCTCATTTTCCAGAAATCCCCGCTATATACGTAGTTACTAGCAATCGCCATATTATATGGACCATCGCCATCAGCCCAGAAACCTGTACCGCCATCACGCACCATAACATCCGTATTCTCTACGTAAGTTTTAGAATCTTCATCCCAATAAGAAGAATTAGGAATTACGAAACGTTCACGATCATATTGGGTAGTCCTGATAGAAGACCCGGAGAAGTCGTATGTAGAGGCGCCATTATTGTAAATAACGTATCCGCCCCTGTGTTCAAATAGTGTCCAAAGTCTCCAGTTTTTATAACGGAATTCCAAATTAACACCAGCCCTGTTTTTGGGGTTTGTATTACCTAATAGTACTACGCCATCTGCGCGGCTTGGATAACCAGTATTCCTATCTACAATAATGCGGCCTTGATCATCCCTTACATAATCGGTACCCATAATTACCGGGAAGTACATACCGGGTATAGCATATACTTGGGCAGTACCACCAGTTGTCATTTGCAATCTCGGCACATCGCTTGAAATACTGATGACCTCGTTTTCATTATGTGTATAGTTACCACCTATTGTTAACGTAACATCTTTTGTTCGGATCGCCGTAACACTCAAGGCAACTTCAACCCCTGCATTGGATACCTCACCAGTATTTCTCAAGAAAGATGAGAACCCGGTTGCTGTTGATACCCCGGTTGGAACCGTTTGATCTTTAGTTCTCGTAGAATAATACGTAGCGCTCAGATCAATTCGGTTATCCCACATGCTTGCATCAAATCCTACCTCCCAACCATAGGTCATTTCCGGCTTGAGGTTCCTATCAACAATCCTGTTATCAGTAGTATAACCTGGACCACTAGGATAGGGAAAACCTCTTGAAGGACTGTAGGTTGAAGCCAATGCATATGGATCAATAGAAGCTTGACCGATTTGTGACCATCCTCCTCGTATCTTGAGCATGTTCAAGAACTTGTTATCTTTTAAAGCATCAATAGCTTCTGTTGCAATGAAGGAAGCGTTAATAGAAGGATAGAAGAATGACCAGTTATTTGTTGGCAATACGCTACGCCAGTCATTACGACCAGTCATTTCCAAGAATAGGAAGTTTTTATATCCTACTTTCAAGTTACCCCAAAGACCAATTTGACGCTCTGTATAATCACCTTCAGAACCACTAACTTCACCAAGGCGGGCGCTAATATGATACAAGTCTTTAATAATGTTACCACTAGAACCTACGCCAACATTCTTGGCAGTATTATTTCTAGCGAAGTGGCCTAAGATCAGGTTAAAATCGAAGTCCTTTACAGTATGGTTAAACTGTAATTGAAAATCAGAAGTGAGCTGCGTTGTATATCCGGTACCATCAGATACGGAACCGGGGATACTTGCTTTAGAACCTGTCAAATAGTAATCATCTTCAAAGATGAACCTACCGGTATAACTTTTACTGCTATAGTTCCTAGTGGCAAGACCAACCCTATAAACAGCAGTCATCCATTTTAATGGATTCCATTTCAATTCAGCATTCCCTACGAGATAATCGTTCCTGGTTTTAGAGCGGTTATTATCTATTGTAAAATACGGGTTTGCGTAATAATCATTATAGTAACCTTGCGGGTTAGCAAAAGGATCGTTTCTCCAATCCTGGTATTTAGTTAAAGGAATTTGAGCGGGCGTATTCAACAATTGATCGTAAATGGAAGAAGTGGCTGAAGTGATGTCATACCTATTTTGAGTATAATAGACACTGTAGCCAACTTTTACATTTTCCAATACATTCCTTGTACCATTTGCCCTTAAACCGAACCTATTGTATTCATCTTTCGGTGTAGTACCATTTACTTTAACATATTGTACAGCAAAATATGTACTTCCCTTTTCATCGCCGGAAGATAAAGACAAATCGGATTGGCTATTTAAGCCTGTTTCCCAGAATGTTTTCTTATCATCCGTAGGTGAATATTTTACAGTTTGGATCGTGCCATCCCTTAATGGGCGACCTATTTGCACCATCGAGCCATCAAAGCGCGGACCGTATTGTTGGTTTTCATATGGTGTATATACTTGGTTATTCCCGGTAGAACCTGAACCGAACTCGTTTTGCAGTTTAGGATAGAAACTAACCTTTTCAGCAGTTAAAGTCTGGGCAAACTTGATGATGTTCTGTCCATTTTTCCCTTTTTTAGTCGTGATGATCACCGCACCATTGGACGCATCCGAACCGTAAATCGCGGCCGCATTCGAACCGTTTAATACGTTGATATCCTCGATATCATCGGGGTTCAAATTACCCAAGATATCACTAGGAACAATTACATTGTCTAAAACCACCAAGGCATTATTGTTCCCTAACAAGGAACGGTTACCACGGAGCGTCAACTTAACAGTTGGATTAACACCACCGCTAATAGCTGTTACCTGTAGACCGGCTACTTTACCGGCCAAGCTGGATGCAACGTTTACCGGTCTAGCCTGGATTAGCTGTTCACTACCCACGATCGTGGAGTTATAGCCAATTTCCCGCTTCCTGGCGGCAACACCTCCAGCTCCGATTACTACTTCATCCAGTGTTTTAGTAGAAGATTCTAATGTAATGTCCAGTTCTCCCGTAGCAGGGACGGAGACTTCTTTTTGCAGATAACCTACAGCCCGTATGATCAGGATGTCTCCTACTTTCGCTCTTAAGTTGTAAACACCTAGTTGATCAGCTGTGGTACCACGGGTTGTACCTTTGATTTGCACGGTTCCAAATGATACGGGTATACCATCTGAACCTACGATTTTACCCGAAACCTGGCGTTCTTGAGCATAGGCCAGGCTAATACTCACCATGAGCATGGTGAAAAAGAGTAATGCCTTTTTCATGTTGTGATTTAGATTTTGGTTGACAGGCACAAGTTAATGAAAAATTATTGTCACGTAAAAATTAAAGTTAAAAACGTGTTAAAAATATCACACGATAAGCATATTTACTATCTCAAGTTATCTTGATAAGATATTATAAATCAAATACTTATAGGAAGGCTAAAATTTAAAAAAAATAACATAAAAAAACCGGCAACAAATGCCGGTTTACCTTGATGATTGTTGAGTGTCAATCAAAATCTAAATCACCAAATTAATTATAATAAA includes the following:
- a CDS encoding DUF3467 domain-containing protein; the encoded protein is MENQNEEQNQLNIELSEEVADGTYANLAVITHSPSEFVVDFINVMPGMPKARVKSRVILTPQHAKRLMKALSDNIKKYEATHGVIQDQEPVSLPMNFGGPTAQA
- a CDS encoding aspartate kinase; the encoded protein is MKVLKFGGTSVGKPERMHSVAQLITADQDTKIVVLSALSGTTNALVEIGQSLSDGKKVQAKQQIDKLESHYRGFVDQLVSTPEGKQHANAIVDEHFEFLNIILKISFNEALNKDILAQGELLSTKLFNAYLVEKGVKAVLLPALEFMSIDENDEPEIPKIKAKLAAFVDKNKGINLFITQGYICRNARGEVDNLKRGGSDYSASLIGAAIQASEVQIWTDIDGMHNNDPRIVDKTFPIDQLSFDEAAELAYFGAKILHPASIWPAQHFNIPVKLLNTMQPDAKGTIITEMPNGNGAKAIAAKDGIIAIKIKSSRMLLAYGFLRKIFEVFEKYRTPIDMITTSEVAVSLTIDQSQFLDQIVKELQPFGTVELDHHQAIVSIVGNEVAATPEILSRLFDSLKEIPLRMISYGGSRHNISILVAAQYKNQTLQLLNKGLFNL
- a CDS encoding DNA polymerase III subunit alpha, whose product is MYINCKSWFSLKYGTIDTKKLVSTAWQLGVSSLALTNINCTTDAWMFVQCCREYKIKPVLGIECRNGNSFQYILLARNMDGWLQINNFLSEHLQQEKDFPAQAPHFKDVFVIYAWGQRSLHDLAAHEYIGVRVAEINKLFRLQPAAYGEKLVVLQPVTYQDKVHRELHQLLRAVDQNLLITQLPPESLAKEGETFIPPAQLVKAFQDHPAIVQNTLRLLDACNIQFDFKQARNKKYFTASAAEDAKLLRDLTMKGMKERYGDGNSEALYRIEKELKVVSDLNFTAYFLITWDIIRFANERGFFYVGRGSGANSIVAYCLRITNVDPIALDLYFERFLNPYRSSPPDFDMDFSWKDRDEITRYIFEKYGERHTALIGTITTFQVNAIIRELGKVYGLPKKEIDKILGTPQQVSLDGNDSIQSKIWFYGSLLEKFPNHLSIHAGGILISEEPIHQYCSTHLPPKGFITTQFDMHLAEAIGLYKFDILSQRGLGHIRDAIDLVKVNKGIDIDIHRVQEFIRDPEINKQLQEVNTIGCFYIESPAMRQLLLKLRCNDYLTLVAASSIIRPGVAQSGMMRQYITNFHHPGQAQYLHPIMKELLSETYGVMVYQEDVIKVAHHYAQLDLADADILRRAMAGKYRGNDQFVKIRDMFFENCRQLGRPADVSEEIWRQIASFANYSFSKAHSASFAIESYQSLYLKTYYPMEFMVAVINNFGGFYNRELYFRELQKTGAEVYPPCINRSDYLTNIQGKKVYMGFIHVERLEQQWIEQVLRNRRQFGPFAHLEDFIERTDPAPQQLEILIRINAFSFTGQDKKSLLWKSSILQRHYKGNDIHIPLFKPPPTDWQLPTLAQREHEDAFDEIDLIGFSLASPFAALKHQQEAYTPVSGLVGKTGQQVKVLGYLVCTKYSRTSKGELMCFGTFLDREHNFLDTVHFPKSLHKYPLQKAGFYSMTGIVMEEFDVLSVNVEYMHKVGYFEDTVPNFYQRI
- a CDS encoding Ldh family oxidoreductase produces the protein MEQNFSYEQLVHFTRKVFSLMGCPDDHAILASNVLLAADARGIDSHGVARLSGYVRLWEAGRINPVPDIKIIHQTPSTATVDGDKGLGLVVAPFAMKVAIEKAALVGSGWVSVKNSNHFGIAGQHAMMALEQDMIGMAMTNASPLVAPTFATERMLGTNPIAVAIPADRQPPFVADFATTTAANGKLEILQRKEHEAPIGWVQDKDGHCSTDPNILKQGGALLPLGGDRDHGSHKGYCLGAIVDIFSAVLSGANYGPWAPPFVSFLPLPPNPVGEGLGHFFGAMRVDGFRPANEFKSHMDQWIERFRNTEAVDGKKVLIPGDPEREMEAIRMKEGIPLLAPVVKDLKELASKFKIDF
- a CDS encoding DUF1735 domain-containing protein, whose product is MKKSILNIILTLSVVMGLSSCLKDDPNFDASKSPKVVGFKNVNGIASPTSSSIPLFEVAFDILPEVEFDVPIAYSGTGNAPNDITMDVQVSEAAVTAYNEEHEEAFTVMPSSVYTIESNTVVIKKGERVGYLKVKFNTEQFDLNEELALGLTIVSSSSASISQNYKSAIYRVSPKNTWDGVYEVTGSYTDLANAAFSGIYPYTKMYLITTSANQVYAYNAEYGLNGFVFYTGTGLSYYGNWTPEFKIEGENVVDVTNAFGQGAGNRAGRLEASGVNTFKEVDGTLVMEVKYVMVQSGSDRCVFTETWKKVGVRP